In a genomic window of Bordetella petrii:
- a CDS encoding DUF1615 domain-containing protein, producing the protein MPRAALASVPMRYARWAGALLLAVLAGCATQVPEEPTRGASVIRADLQRLLPAQVSDREGWARDIAVAFTAQGLDSSRTNLCAVIAVTEQESSFRADPAVPGLPDIARREIQRRTQAMHVPTFLVNAALNLKSPTGKTYNQRLDAVRTERQLSEIFEDFIGMVPMGRQLFGGLNPVRTGGPMQVSIAFAQAHAQDYPYEVDGSIRHEVFTRRGGMYFGIAHLLGYPARYDSVLYRFADFNAGWYASRNAAFQAAVSRLSGIELALDGDLLIRGSIDPSRTERAVRAIRRRLDINEARIRPDLEKGDTLEFESTRLYRRVFELADRDAGQRVPRAVLPGIKLSSPKITRNLTTAWFANRVHGRWKQCMAR; encoded by the coding sequence ATGCCAAGAGCCGCCCTTGCCAGTGTTCCAATGCGCTACGCCCGCTGGGCGGGCGCGCTGCTGCTGGCGGTGCTGGCTGGCTGCGCCACCCAGGTTCCCGAAGAGCCTACCCGCGGCGCCAGCGTCATACGGGCCGACCTGCAGCGCTTGCTGCCCGCGCAGGTATCCGACCGCGAGGGCTGGGCGCGCGACATCGCCGTGGCTTTCACCGCGCAAGGCCTGGATTCCAGCCGCACCAACCTGTGCGCCGTGATCGCCGTCACCGAACAGGAATCCTCGTTTCGCGCCGATCCCGCGGTGCCAGGGCTGCCGGACATCGCCCGGCGCGAAATACAGCGCCGCACGCAGGCCATGCACGTGCCGACCTTTCTGGTGAACGCCGCCCTGAACCTGAAGTCGCCTACCGGCAAGACCTACAACCAGCGGCTGGATGCGGTGCGCACCGAAAGGCAGCTGAGCGAAATCTTCGAAGACTTCATCGGCATGGTGCCGATGGGCCGGCAATTGTTCGGCGGCCTGAACCCCGTTCGCACCGGCGGGCCCATGCAGGTCAGCATCGCCTTTGCGCAGGCCCATGCGCAAGACTACCCGTACGAGGTCGACGGTTCGATCCGCCACGAGGTGTTCACGCGGCGCGGTGGCATGTATTTCGGCATTGCGCACCTGCTCGGATATCCGGCCCGCTACGATTCGGTGCTGTACCGGTTCGCCGATTTCAACGCCGGCTGGTATGCCAGCCGCAATGCTGCCTTCCAGGCTGCCGTCAGCCGGTTGTCGGGCATCGAACTGGCGCTCGATGGCGACTTGCTGATACGCGGGTCGATCGACCCCAGCCGCACCGAGCGGGCGGTGCGAGCCATCCGGCGGCGGCTGGACATCAACGAAGCGCGCATCCGGCCCGACCTGGAAAAAGGCGATACGCTGGAATTCGAAAGCACGCGGCTCTACCGGCGCGTGTTCGAACTGGCCGACCGGGATGCCGGCCAGCGCGTGCCGCGCGCCGTGCTGCCAGGCATCAAGCTGTCCAGTCCGAAGATCACCCGCAACCTGACTACCGCGTGGTTTGCCAACCGGGTGCACGGGCGCTGGAAGCAGTGCATGGCCCGATAG
- the otsB gene encoding trehalose-phosphatase, whose translation MHSKQDAFLPRSEALPQSGQEPAVPHPGRIALFLDLDGTLAAIQPDPDLVMVPPATIDVLRRVEQALDGALAILSGRPGIDLDRLLHPLLLPHAAGHGAERRDRHGVVVQAPVAPGLGAARAQLRQRVAGWQGVWIEPKGHGLAVHYRAAPGMAARVESAVRETAARHAPAFDVQPGKMVFELRPHGIDKGSALRAFMREAPYAGRVPVMVGDDLTDEAGFIAARQAGGYGIKIGAGPSSAMWRLPGPEALADWLRRLGSAPTP comes from the coding sequence ATGCACAGCAAGCAGGATGCGTTCTTGCCGCGGTCAGAAGCCTTGCCGCAGAGCGGGCAGGAACCCGCCGTGCCGCATCCGGGCCGCATTGCCCTGTTTCTGGATCTGGACGGCACGCTGGCCGCGATACAGCCCGACCCTGACCTGGTGATGGTGCCTCCCGCCACCATCGATGTGCTGCGCCGGGTCGAGCAGGCCCTGGACGGGGCGCTGGCTATCTTGTCGGGCAGGCCCGGCATCGACCTGGACCGCCTGCTGCACCCCCTGTTGCTGCCGCATGCCGCCGGGCACGGCGCGGAGCGCCGTGACCGCCATGGCGTGGTGGTGCAGGCGCCCGTGGCCCCGGGCCTGGGGGCTGCAAGGGCACAGCTGCGCCAGCGCGTGGCTGGCTGGCAAGGCGTCTGGATCGAGCCCAAGGGGCACGGGCTGGCGGTGCATTACCGCGCCGCGCCCGGCATGGCGGCGCGCGTGGAATCGGCCGTGCGCGAGACGGCGGCGCGCCATGCGCCGGCCTTCGACGTGCAGCCCGGCAAGATGGTGTTCGAGCTGCGGCCTCATGGCATCGACAAGGGCAGCGCATTGCGGGCCTTCATGCGCGAGGCGCCCTATGCCGGCCGCGTGCCGGTCATGGTGGGCGACGACCTGACCGACGAAGCGGGTTTCATCGCCGCCCGCCAGGCCGGCGGCTACGGCATCAAGATCGGCGCGGGGCCCAGTTCGGCCATGTGGCGCCTGCCCGGCCCCGAGGCGCTGGCCGACTGGCTGCGGCGCCTGGGCTCCGCTCCAACGCCATAG
- the otsA gene encoding alpha,alpha-trehalose-phosphate synthase (UDP-forming), with the protein MGRLIVISNRVALPSGARAPGGLAVGLYDALRDSGGMWLGWNGEIAGPDADGALSTVTRDNITYATFPLAQHDYDCYYRGFSNAVLWPVFHYRPDLARYRRADHEGYLRVNREFAQRLAPMLRPDDVVWVHDYHLLALGRYCRDLGVRNRIGFFLHIPFPAAEVFRTIPPHQALAQAMCAYDVVGFQTDTDAEAFSDYCEKHLRTGREAGGLRMPERRLRVGTYPIGIDVDDVAAMAGKKGSSQEVALKLGLADRKLIISIDRLDYSKGLLERFAAFEQLLEIEPDHGSHVSFVQLAQSSRSDVQGYREIRRELDRAAGRINGKWGELGWAPLRYINRSYARATLMPLMRASQVGLVTPLRDGMNLVAKEYVAAQPPDDPGVLVLSQFAGAAREMRDAALIVNPYDTEGMALALDQALRMPLAERVERHRSLLQGLRTHDLAAWKNRFLADLRAPAKR; encoded by the coding sequence ATGGGCCGGCTGATTGTCATATCGAACCGAGTAGCCTTGCCCTCCGGCGCGCGGGCGCCGGGCGGGCTGGCCGTGGGCTTGTACGACGCGCTGCGCGACTCGGGTGGAATGTGGCTGGGCTGGAACGGCGAGATCGCCGGGCCGGACGCGGACGGCGCGTTGTCGACGGTGACGCGCGACAACATCACGTACGCCACTTTTCCGCTGGCGCAACACGACTACGACTGCTACTACCGTGGGTTTTCAAACGCGGTGCTGTGGCCGGTGTTTCATTACCGCCCCGACCTGGCGCGCTATCGCCGCGCCGACCACGAGGGTTACTTGCGGGTGAACCGCGAGTTCGCGCAACGGTTGGCGCCCATGCTCAGGCCCGACGATGTGGTCTGGGTGCACGATTACCACTTGCTGGCGCTGGGCCGCTATTGCCGCGACCTGGGCGTGCGCAATCGCATCGGGTTCTTCCTGCACATTCCCTTTCCGGCCGCCGAAGTATTCAGGACGATTCCGCCGCACCAGGCGCTGGCGCAGGCCATGTGCGCCTACGATGTCGTGGGGTTTCAAACCGACACCGATGCCGAGGCCTTCAGCGACTATTGCGAGAAGCACCTGCGGACCGGGCGGGAGGCAGGCGGCCTGCGCATGCCGGAACGCCGGTTGCGGGTGGGCACCTATCCCATCGGCATCGACGTCGACGACGTGGCGGCGATGGCGGGCAAGAAGGGCTCCAGCCAGGAAGTCGCGCTTAAGCTCGGCCTGGCCGACCGCAAGCTGATCATCAGCATCGACCGGCTGGATTACAGCAAGGGCTTGCTGGAACGCTTTGCTGCCTTCGAGCAACTGCTGGAGATCGAGCCTGACCATGGCAGCCATGTGTCGTTCGTTCAGCTGGCGCAGTCGTCGCGGTCGGACGTGCAGGGGTACCGCGAAATACGCCGCGAGCTGGACCGCGCCGCCGGCCGCATCAACGGCAAATGGGGCGAGCTGGGCTGGGCGCCGCTACGCTACATCAACCGCTCTTATGCCCGCGCGACGCTCATGCCGCTGATGCGAGCCTCGCAGGTTGGCCTGGTGACGCCGCTGCGCGACGGCATGAACCTGGTGGCCAAGGAGTACGTGGCGGCGCAGCCGCCGGACGACCCCGGCGTGCTGGTGCTGTCGCAATTTGCCGGCGCCGCGCGCGAAATGCGGGACGCCGCGCTGATCGTGAATCCGTACGATACCGAGGGCATGGCGCTCGCGCTCGACCAGGCGCTGCGCATGCCGCTGGCCGAACGCGTCGAACGCCACCGCAGCCTGCTGCAGGGTCTTCGCACGCACGACCTGGCAGCCTGGAAGAACCGGTTTCTGGCCGACCTGCGCGCCCCGGCCAAACGGTAG
- a CDS encoding ABC transporter substrate-binding protein: protein MKNSASRRAAAWLACLALGAAGMARANDADGVKIGVLTDMAGVTADATGKGSVEAARMAIEEMGGKVLGKPVALVVGDHQHKPDIGSSMARQWYDADGVDVIVDVPNSSVALAVQAVAREKKKLVMFSSPGTTALTQAQCSPYGVQWTYTTYALSRGTANAVVQEGNKTWFILASDYAFGKQLAADTSAVVAANGGKVVDTVYHPLNASDFASFLLQAQASKAQIVAVANAGGDTIMAIKQAAEFGIGQGGQKLAAMLLLLTDVHSLGLQAAQSTYLTVPSYWDMNDGTRAFSKQFQARVGHPPTFLQAGVYGAVRHYLKSVRAAGTTDSEAVMAKMKSLPIDDAFSLNAHIRADGLVVRDMLLAQVKAPGQSSQPWDYYRVVRTIAGQALAWPLPESQCPLVKP, encoded by the coding sequence ATGAAGAATTCCGCAAGCCGCCGCGCCGCGGCATGGTTGGCGTGCCTGGCGCTGGGAGCGGCCGGCATGGCTCGCGCCAACGACGCCGACGGCGTCAAGATCGGCGTGCTGACCGACATGGCCGGGGTTACGGCCGATGCCACCGGCAAAGGCTCGGTCGAGGCCGCGCGCATGGCTATCGAGGAAATGGGCGGCAAGGTGCTGGGCAAGCCTGTCGCCCTGGTGGTGGGCGATCACCAGCACAAGCCCGACATCGGCAGCAGCATGGCGCGCCAATGGTACGACGCCGACGGCGTCGATGTGATCGTGGATGTGCCCAATTCGTCGGTCGCGCTGGCCGTGCAGGCTGTGGCGCGCGAAAAGAAGAAGCTGGTGATGTTCTCCAGCCCGGGCACGACGGCGCTGACGCAGGCGCAGTGCTCGCCCTATGGCGTGCAATGGACATACACCACCTATGCCCTGTCGCGCGGCACGGCCAACGCCGTGGTGCAAGAGGGCAACAAGACCTGGTTCATCCTGGCTTCCGATTATGCGTTCGGCAAGCAGTTGGCCGCGGACACGTCGGCGGTGGTGGCGGCCAACGGCGGCAAGGTGGTGGACACGGTGTACCACCCGCTGAACGCATCGGATTTTGCATCGTTCCTGCTGCAGGCCCAGGCCTCGAAGGCGCAGATCGTGGCCGTGGCCAACGCCGGCGGCGACACCATCATGGCCATCAAGCAGGCCGCCGAGTTCGGCATCGGGCAGGGCGGGCAGAAGCTGGCGGCCATGTTGCTGCTGCTGACCGACGTGCACAGCCTGGGCCTGCAGGCGGCGCAGTCCACGTACCTGACCGTGCCGTCTTACTGGGACATGAATGACGGCACGCGCGCCTTCAGCAAGCAGTTCCAGGCCCGGGTGGGCCATCCCCCCACTTTCCTGCAGGCCGGGGTATATGGCGCCGTGCGCCATTACCTGAAGTCTGTGCGGGCCGCGGGCACCACCGACAGCGAGGCGGTCATGGCCAAGATGAAATCGCTGCCCATCGACGATGCCTTCAGCCTGAACGCCCATATCCGGGCCGACGGCCTGGTGGTGCGCGACATGCTGCTGGCGCAGGTCAAGGCGCCGGGGCAGTCGAGCCAGCCTTGGGACTATTACCGGGTGGTGCGCACCATTGCGGGCCAGGCGCTGGCCTGGCCGCTGCCGGAAAGCCAGTGTCCATTGGTCAAGCCATGA
- a CDS encoding alpha/beta hydrolase family protein, protein MTRPLELADFGSFFAGGRPVRITGEPVRDVAFTRTASLQYDPNGHYHFEQAYVQYFVPARRRQPLPLVLLHGGGMTGAMWETTPDGRPGWLQHLLGLGHAVYVVDNVERGRAGWAPFGSVWPDAPIIRNAEESWSLFRFGAPAAYAQRRGFDGLRFPLAAFDTFIQHAVPRWLGNNDAALRALCAVIDRVGPCVVVAHSHGGEVAFRALHERPAQVRGVVAIEPSGFAEPVRAPAVAGKPFLFVYGDYLDATPLWQRLAAAGRQYADALAAQGGHVEMWRLADMGIRGNSHMLMMDDNSDEIARRVSGWLCEAAARGGFNPAPPGTSGRAPGDG, encoded by the coding sequence ATGACGCGGCCGCTGGAACTGGCCGATTTCGGCAGTTTCTTTGCAGGCGGCAGGCCCGTGCGCATCACGGGCGAGCCTGTGCGTGATGTGGCTTTCACGCGCACGGCGTCGCTGCAGTACGACCCTAACGGCCACTACCATTTCGAGCAGGCGTACGTGCAGTATTTCGTGCCCGCGCGGCGCCGCCAGCCCTTGCCTCTGGTGCTGCTGCATGGCGGCGGCATGACCGGCGCCATGTGGGAAACCACGCCCGATGGGCGTCCGGGCTGGCTGCAGCACTTGCTGGGGCTGGGGCATGCGGTGTACGTGGTGGATAACGTCGAGCGCGGCCGCGCTGGCTGGGCGCCGTTTGGCAGCGTGTGGCCCGATGCGCCCATCATCCGCAATGCCGAGGAAAGCTGGTCGCTGTTCCGTTTTGGTGCGCCGGCGGCCTACGCGCAACGGCGCGGCTTCGATGGATTGCGCTTTCCGCTGGCTGCCTTCGATACGTTCATCCAGCACGCCGTGCCGCGCTGGCTGGGCAACAACGACGCAGCGCTGCGGGCCCTGTGCGCGGTCATCGATCGCGTCGGCCCCTGCGTGGTAGTGGCGCACAGCCATGGCGGCGAGGTGGCGTTTCGCGCATTGCACGAGCGCCCCGCGCAGGTGCGCGGGGTAGTGGCTATCGAGCCCTCGGGTTTCGCTGAACCGGTGCGGGCGCCGGCCGTAGCCGGCAAGCCGTTCTTGTTCGTCTACGGCGACTACCTGGACGCCACGCCGCTGTGGCAACGCCTGGCAGCCGCGGGCCGCCAGTATGCCGATGCGCTGGCGGCCCAAGGAGGCCATGTGGAAATGTGGCGGCTGGCCGACATGGGCATACGAGGCAATTCCCACATGCTGATGATGGACGACAACAGCGATGAGATCGCGCGGCGCGTGTCCGGCTGGCTGTGCGAGGCGGCGGCGCGCGGCGGCTTCAATCCAGCGCCACCAGGAACGAGCGGTCGAGCTCCTGGAGACGGGTGA
- a CDS encoding alpha-hydroxy acid oxidase: MTLPAEPSPPSASPRSAYAPPRPLRRFLSLHDFEAAARRRLPRPIFEYVAGSVEDRQAERDNRQAFSRYGFRTRVLVDVSSRRQDVELFGQRYASPVGIAPMGIAALTAYRGDIVLARAAQAANVPCIMSGSSLIRLEEVMDAAPGTWFQAYLPGDDSHIGALIDRVAAAGVQTLVLTVDTPVQANRENNVRAGFSTPLKPGLGLAYQGLSHPRWLLGTFLRTLVRHGMPHFENNYATRGAPILSKRVLRDFSDRGYLNWTHAAQIRRRWQGPMVIKGILGTDDARRAREQGMDGIIVSNHGGRQLDGAVSPLRVLPEILEQAGGMTVMLDSGVRRGTDAMKALALGAHAVFVGRPFNYAASVAGEDGVRHALQLMRDEIARNMGMLGITRLQELDRSFLVALD; encoded by the coding sequence ATGACCCTGCCCGCCGAACCGAGCCCGCCGTCCGCCTCGCCCCGCTCCGCCTATGCGCCTCCGCGTCCGCTGCGCCGGTTCCTGTCGCTGCACGATTTCGAGGCCGCGGCCCGGCGCCGCCTGCCGCGTCCCATCTTTGAATATGTGGCCGGCTCGGTCGAAGACCGGCAGGCCGAACGAGACAACCGCCAGGCGTTTTCCCGCTACGGTTTTCGCACCCGCGTGCTGGTGGACGTGTCGTCCCGCCGCCAGGACGTCGAGTTGTTCGGCCAGCGCTACGCCTCGCCTGTGGGCATCGCCCCCATGGGCATCGCCGCCCTGACCGCCTACCGTGGCGACATCGTGCTGGCGCGCGCGGCGCAGGCGGCCAACGTGCCCTGCATCATGAGCGGCTCGTCGCTGATCCGCCTGGAAGAAGTCATGGACGCGGCCCCCGGCACGTGGTTCCAGGCTTATCTGCCCGGCGACGACTCGCACATCGGCGCGCTGATCGACCGCGTGGCCGCCGCGGGGGTGCAGACGCTAGTGCTCACGGTAGATACGCCCGTGCAGGCCAACCGCGAAAACAACGTGCGGGCCGGCTTCAGTACCCCGCTCAAGCCGGGCCTGGGGCTGGCCTACCAGGGCCTGTCGCATCCACGCTGGCTGCTGGGCACCTTCCTGCGCACACTGGTGCGCCACGGCATGCCGCATTTCGAGAACAACTACGCCACACGCGGCGCCCCGATTTTGTCCAAGCGCGTGCTGCGCGACTTTTCCGACCGCGGCTATCTCAACTGGACCCACGCGGCGCAGATCCGCCGACGCTGGCAAGGGCCGATGGTGATCAAGGGCATCCTCGGCACCGACGACGCGCGACGCGCGCGCGAACAGGGCATGGACGGCATCATTGTGTCCAACCACGGCGGCCGGCAGCTCGACGGCGCGGTGTCGCCGCTGCGCGTGCTGCCCGAAATCCTGGAGCAGGCCGGCGGCATGACGGTGATGCTGGACAGCGGCGTGCGCCGCGGCACCGACGCGATGAAGGCCCTGGCGCTAGGCGCGCACGCCGTGTTCGTGGGCCGGCCCTTTAATTACGCCGCATCGGTGGCCGGTGAAGACGGCGTGCGTCATGCCCTGCAATTGATGCGCGACGAGATCGCCCGCAACATGGGCATGCTGGGCATCACCCGTCTCCAGGAGCTCGACCGCTCGTTCCTGGTGGCGCTGGATTGA